A genomic segment from Xiphophorus maculatus strain JP 163 A chromosome 6, X_maculatus-5.0-male, whole genome shotgun sequence encodes:
- the wdr37 gene encoding WD repeat-containing protein 37 isoform X1: MPVESSSSSGSRQAKQKRKSHSLSIRRTNSTEQDRSGLQRELLEGQDSKLPLSLRTNLLDLFSQIEREFENLYLENIELRREIESLNDRLAADGQAVEGADLAKGALKTKASHSTSQLSQKLKTTYKASTSKPSQGVDTSSPRDLVIQILNLFSSLCPKRTRTPVCIIPIFNIVSSFKATTSRAVCQLVKEYVGHRDGIWDLSATRAQPVVLGTASADHTAMLWSIETGKCLLKYLGHQGSVNSIKFHPSEQMALTASGDQTAHIWRYLVQLPTPQPVADTTTPCEDDVDSSDKDDGDGDAEGPNDCPSVRVPTTTLRSHQGVVIAADWLVGGKQVVTASWDRAANLYDVETSELVHSLTGHDQELTHCCTHPNQRLVVTSSRDTTFRLWDFRDPSIHSVNVFQGHTDTVTSAVFTVGDNVVSGSDDRTVKVWDLKNMRSPIATIRTDSAVNRISVSVNQKIIALPHDNRQVRLFDMSGVRLARLPRSNRQGHRRMVCCSAWCEDNSACNLFTCGFDRQAIGWNINIPALLQEK, from the exons ATGCCAgtggagagcagcagcagctccggcTCCCGCCAGGCCAAGCAGAAGAGGAAGTCCCACAGCCTGTCCATCCGCCGGACCAACAGCACGGAGCAGGACCGCTCGGGCCTGCAGAGGGAGCTGCTGGAGGGACAG GACTCCAAACTGCCACTGTCCCTGAGGACCAACCTGTTGGATCTGTTCAGTCAGATCGAGAGAGAGTTCGAAAACCTTTACCTGGAAAATATTGAAC TCCGCAGAGAAATCGAATCCCTGAACGATCGCTTGGCTGCAGACGGACAAGCTGTCGAAGGAGCAGATTTAGCTAAAGGAGCTCTGAAAACGAAAG CGAGCCACAGCACCAGCCAGCTGTCtcagaaactgaaaacaacCTACAAGGCGTCCACAAGCAAG CCCAGCCAGGGGGTCGACACTTCCTCCCCACGAGACTTGGTCATTCAAAT TCTGAACTTATTTAGCAGTTTGTGTCCAAAACGCACCAGGACTCCTGTTTGCATCATTCCCATCTTTAAT ATTGTGTCCAGCTTCAAAGCGACCACGTCCAGAGCGGTTTGCCAGCTGGTGAAGGAGTATGTCGGCCACAGGGACGGCATCTGGGACCTGAGCGCCACGCGGGCCCAGCCTGTGGTGCTCGGCACCGCATCTGCAG ACCACACTGCCATGCTGTGGAGCATTGAGACCGGAAAGTGCCTCCTCAAGTACCTGGGTCACCAGGGATCAG TTAACTCCATTAAGTTCCACCCCAGTGAACAGATGGCTCTGACTG CCTCTGGAGATCAGACGGCTCACATCTGGAGGTATCTGGTGCAGCTTCCCACTCCTCAGCCCGTCGCTGACACCACT ACGCCCTGTGAAGACGATGTGGACTCTTCGGATAAAGACGACGGCGACGGCGATGCGGAGGGCCCGAACGACTGCCCTTCGGTCCGCGTACCGACCACGACCCTGCGCAGCCATCAGGGCGTGGTGATCGCTGCCGATTGGCTGGTGGGGGGCAAACAGGTGGTGACGGCCTCCTGGGACCGAGCCGCCAACCTGTACGACGTGGAGACCTCGGAGTTAGTCCACTCGCTCACTG GTCACGATCAGGAGCTGACCCACTGCTGCACCCACCCCAACCAACGCCTGGTGGTCACTTCCTCCAGAGACACCACCTTCAGGCTGTGGGACTTCAGAGACCCGTCCATCCACTCCGTCAACGTCTTCCAGGGACACACAGA CACGGTGACGTCCGCTGTCTTCACCGTGGGAGACAACGTGGTGTCGGGCAGCGACGACCGCACCGTCAAAGTGTGGGACCTGAAGAACATGCGGTCGCCCATAGCAACCATTCGCACCGACTCTGCTGTCAACAG GATCAGCGTGTCGGTGAACCAGAAGATCATCGCCCTTCCTCACGACAATCGGCAGGTCCGACTGTTCGACATGTCCGGAGTGCGGCTGGCTCGGCTGCCGCGGAGCAACAGGCAG GGTCACCGTCGGATGGTTTGCTGCTCCGCCTGGTGTGAGGACAACAGCGCCTGCAACCTGTTCACCTGCGGCTTCGACAGGCAGGCCATCGGCTGGAACATCAACATCCCGGCTCTGCTGCAGGAGAAATAA
- the wdr37 gene encoding WD repeat-containing protein 37 isoform X2, producing MPVESSSSSGSRQAKQKRKSHSLSIRRTNSTEQDRSGLQRELLEGQDSKLPLSLRTNLLDLFSQIEREFENLYLENIELRREIESLNDRLAADGQAVEGADLAKGALKTKASHSTSQLSQKLKTTYKASTSKIVSSFKATTSRAVCQLVKEYVGHRDGIWDLSATRAQPVVLGTASADHTAMLWSIETGKCLLKYLGHQGSVNSIKFHPSEQMALTASGDQTAHIWRYLVQLPTPQPVADTTTPCEDDVDSSDKDDGDGDAEGPNDCPSVRVPTTTLRSHQGVVIAADWLVGGKQVVTASWDRAANLYDVETSELVHSLTGHDQELTHCCTHPNQRLVVTSSRDTTFRLWDFRDPSIHSVNVFQGHTDTVTSAVFTVGDNVVSGSDDRTVKVWDLKNMRSPIATIRTDSAVNRISVSVNQKIIALPHDNRQVRLFDMSGVRLARLPRSNRQGHRRMVCCSAWCEDNSACNLFTCGFDRQAIGWNINIPALLQEK from the exons ATGCCAgtggagagcagcagcagctccggcTCCCGCCAGGCCAAGCAGAAGAGGAAGTCCCACAGCCTGTCCATCCGCCGGACCAACAGCACGGAGCAGGACCGCTCGGGCCTGCAGAGGGAGCTGCTGGAGGGACAG GACTCCAAACTGCCACTGTCCCTGAGGACCAACCTGTTGGATCTGTTCAGTCAGATCGAGAGAGAGTTCGAAAACCTTTACCTGGAAAATATTGAAC TCCGCAGAGAAATCGAATCCCTGAACGATCGCTTGGCTGCAGACGGACAAGCTGTCGAAGGAGCAGATTTAGCTAAAGGAGCTCTGAAAACGAAAG CGAGCCACAGCACCAGCCAGCTGTCtcagaaactgaaaacaacCTACAAGGCGTCCACAAGCAAG ATTGTGTCCAGCTTCAAAGCGACCACGTCCAGAGCGGTTTGCCAGCTGGTGAAGGAGTATGTCGGCCACAGGGACGGCATCTGGGACCTGAGCGCCACGCGGGCCCAGCCTGTGGTGCTCGGCACCGCATCTGCAG ACCACACTGCCATGCTGTGGAGCATTGAGACCGGAAAGTGCCTCCTCAAGTACCTGGGTCACCAGGGATCAG TTAACTCCATTAAGTTCCACCCCAGTGAACAGATGGCTCTGACTG CCTCTGGAGATCAGACGGCTCACATCTGGAGGTATCTGGTGCAGCTTCCCACTCCTCAGCCCGTCGCTGACACCACT ACGCCCTGTGAAGACGATGTGGACTCTTCGGATAAAGACGACGGCGACGGCGATGCGGAGGGCCCGAACGACTGCCCTTCGGTCCGCGTACCGACCACGACCCTGCGCAGCCATCAGGGCGTGGTGATCGCTGCCGATTGGCTGGTGGGGGGCAAACAGGTGGTGACGGCCTCCTGGGACCGAGCCGCCAACCTGTACGACGTGGAGACCTCGGAGTTAGTCCACTCGCTCACTG GTCACGATCAGGAGCTGACCCACTGCTGCACCCACCCCAACCAACGCCTGGTGGTCACTTCCTCCAGAGACACCACCTTCAGGCTGTGGGACTTCAGAGACCCGTCCATCCACTCCGTCAACGTCTTCCAGGGACACACAGA CACGGTGACGTCCGCTGTCTTCACCGTGGGAGACAACGTGGTGTCGGGCAGCGACGACCGCACCGTCAAAGTGTGGGACCTGAAGAACATGCGGTCGCCCATAGCAACCATTCGCACCGACTCTGCTGTCAACAG GATCAGCGTGTCGGTGAACCAGAAGATCATCGCCCTTCCTCACGACAATCGGCAGGTCCGACTGTTCGACATGTCCGGAGTGCGGCTGGCTCGGCTGCCGCGGAGCAACAGGCAG GGTCACCGTCGGATGGTTTGCTGCTCCGCCTGGTGTGAGGACAACAGCGCCTGCAACCTGTTCACCTGCGGCTTCGACAGGCAGGCCATCGGCTGGAACATCAACATCCCGGCTCTGCTGCAGGAGAAATAA
- the LOC111608937 gene encoding tripartite motif-containing protein 16-like has protein sequence MLGALLEQLMKIGLLDAPADHRYAGPEDVACDFCTGRKLKAIKSCLVCLASYCEKHLQPHYDVAPLKKHKLVEPSKNLQENICSKHDEVMKMFCRTDQKCICYVCPVDEHKGHITVSAAVERTERQRELEEKQGNIQQRIQDREKDVKLLQQEVEAINHSADKTVEDSEKIFTELIRLLQKRSSDVKQQIRSQQETEVSRVKDVQEKLEQEITELKRKDAELEQLSHTEDHNQFLLNYPSLPALSESTHSSSINIRPLRHFEDVTAAVSELREKLQDVLRDSWTNISLMVTEVGVLLPEPEPRSRADFLKYSCKITLNPNTAHMRMVLSEGKSKVTVVDQTQSYSSHPERFTDYWQVLSKESLTGRCYWEVEWRGIQVIIAVAYKNISRGGDESSFGDNEKSWVLECRKNGYEFCHNSISTSVSGPVSSRVGVYLDHRAGILSFYRVSKSMTLIHRVQTRFTEPLHAGVYLSLESTVKFCKPK, from the coding sequence ATGTTGGGAGCATTATTAGAGCAGTTGATGAAGATTGGGCTCCTGGATGCTCCTGCTGACCACCGCtatgctggacctgaagatgtggcctgtgatttctgcactggaagaaaactgaaagccatcAAGTCCTGTTTAGTCTGTCTGGCCTCTTACTGTGAGAAACACCTTCAGCCTCATTATGATGTGGCTcctttaaagaaacacaagctggtggagccgtccaagaacctccaggagaacatctgctctaagcatgatgaggtgatgaagatgttcTGCCGCACTGATCAGAAGTGTATCTGCTATGTCTGCCCAGTGGATGAACATAAAGGCCACATCACAGTGTCAGCAGCAGTAGAAAggactgagaggcagagagagctggaggagaaacaaggaaacatccagcagagaatccaggacagagagaaagatgtgaagctgcttcaacaggaggtggaggccatcaatcactctgctgataaaacagtggaggacagtgagaagatcttcactgagctgatccgtctcctccagaaaagaagctctgatgtgaagcagcagatcagatcccagcaggaaactgaagtgagtcgagtcaaagatgttcaggagaagctggagcaggagatcactgagctgaagaggaaagacgctgagctggagcagctctcacacacagaggatcacaaccagtttctcctcaactacccctcactgccagcactcagtgagtctacacactcatccagcatcaacatccgtcctctgagacactttgaggacgtgacagcagctgtgtcagagctcagagagaaactacaggacgtcctgagagactcatggacaaacatctcactgatgGTCACTGAGGTGGGTGTTTTActgccagaaccagaaccaaggaGCAGAGctgatttcttaaaatattcatgtaaaaTCACTCTGAATCCAAACACAGCTCACATGCGAATGGTATTATCAGAGGGGAAAAGCAAGGTGACAGTGGTGGATCAAACTCAGTCTTATTCCAGTCATCCAGAGAGATTCACTGATTACTGGCAGGTTCTGAGTAAAGAGAGTTTAACTGGacgttgttactgggaggtggagtggaGAGGGATACAGGTTATTATAGCAGTTGCATACAAGAATATCAGCAGAGGAGGGGATGAATCTTCATTTGGTGATAATGAGAAATCCTGGGTATTAGAATGTCGCAAAAATGGTTATGAATTTTGTCACAACAGCATCTCAACCTCCgtctcaggtccagtttcctccagagtcggagtgtacctggatcacagagcaggtattctgtccttctacagagtCTCTAAATCCATGACTCTtatccacagagtccagaccagatTCACTGAGCCGCTACACGCTGGAGTTTATTTATCATTGGAGTCTACTGTTAAATTCTGTAAACCCAAATAG
- the LOC111608936 gene encoding tripartite motif-containing protein 16-like, with amino-acid sequence MEQNQLDLETFSCSICLDLLKDPVTIPCGHSYCMNCIKMLWDKYEQKKSYHCPQCRHTFTQRPFLQKNTMLAALVEQLKKTGLQAAAPADHRYAGPEDVACDFCTGRKLKAIKSCLVCLASYCENHLQPHYDVAPLKKHKLVEPSKNLQENICSKHGKVIDIFCRTDQKCICYVCPVDEHKGHITVSVAAERTERQRELEERRGNIQQRIQDREKDVKLLQQEVEAINHSADKTVEDSEKIFTELIRLLQKRSSDVKQQIRSQQETEVSRVKDVQEKLEQEITELKRKDAELEQLSHTEDHNQFLLNYPSLPALSESTHSSSINIRPLRHFEDVAAAVSELREKLQDVLRDSWTNISLMVTEVDVLLSEPEPGPEPTTRAGFLKYSCKITLDPNTAHTKLILSEGNRKVTWMDQPQSYSSHPERFTVYHQVLSKESLTGRCYWEVEWRGTVYVSVAYKNISRAGSGNDCRFGGNDKSWTLNCCQNSFKFGHNDIWTSISGPVSSRVGVYLDHRAGILSFYSVSESMTLIHRVQTRFTEPLHAGVLVVGSAEFCKSQ; translated from the coding sequence atggagcagaATCAGCTTGACCTAGAAACGTTCTCCTGTTCGATCTGCCTGGATCTACTGAAGGATCCGGTGACGATTCCTTGTGGACACAGCTACTGTATGAACTGTATTAAAATGCTGTGGGACAAATATGAGCAGAAGAAAAGCTACCACTGCCCTCAATGCAGGCACACCTTCACACAGAGGCctttcctgcagaaaaacaccatgctagcagctttagtggagcagctgaagaagactggactccaagctgctgctcctgctgatcATCGTtatgctggacctgaagatgtggcctgtgatttctgtactggaagaaaactgaaagccatcAAGTCCTGTTTAGTCTGTCTGGCCTCTTACTGTGAGAATCACCTTCAGCCTCATTATGATGTGGCTcctttaaagaaacacaagctggtggagccgtccaagaacctccaggagaacatctgctctAAGCATGGTAAAGTGATTGATATCTTTTGCCGCACTGATCAGAAGTGTATCTGCTATGTCTGCCCAGTGGATGAACATAAAGGCCACATCACAGTGTCAGTtgcagcagaaaggactgagaggcagagagagctggaggagagacgaggaaacatccagcagagaatccaggacagagagaaagatgtgaagctgcttcaacaggaggtggaggccatcaatcactctgctgataaaacagtggaggacagtgagaagatcttcactgagctgatccgtctcctccagaaaagaagctctgatgtgaagcagcagatcagatcccagcaggaaactgaagtgagtcgagtcaaagatgttcaggagaagctggagcaggagatcactgagctgaagaggaaagacgctgagctggagcagctctcacacacagaggatcacaaccagtttctcctcaactacccctcactgccagcactcagtgagtctacacactcatccagcatcaacatccgtcctctgagacactttgaggacgtggcagcagctgtgtcagagctcagagagaaactacaggacgtcctgagagactcatggacaaacatctcactgatggtcactgaggtggatgttctactgtcagaaccagaaccaggaccagaaccaacGACAAGGGCTGGattcttaaaatattcatgtaaaaTCACACTGGATCCAAATACAGCTCACACAAAGCTGATACTATCAGAGGGGAACAGGAAGGTGACTTGGATGGATCAACCTCAGTCTTATTCTAGTCACCCAGAGAGATTCACCGTTTATCATCAGGTTCTGAGTAAAGAGAGTTTAACTGGacgttgttactgggaggtggagtggaGAGGGACAGTTTATGTATCAGTCGCATACAAGAAtatcagcagagcaggaagtgggAATGACTGTAGATTTGGAGGTAATGACAAATCCTGGACATTAAATTGTTgccaaaacagttttaaatttggTCACAACGACATCTGGACCTCCatctcaggtccagtttcctccagagtgggagtgtacctggatcacagagcaggtattctgtccttctacagcgtCTCTGAATCCATGACTCTgatccacagagtccagaccagatTCACTGAGCCGCTACATGCTGGAGTTTTGGTTGTGGGTTCAGCAGAGTTCTGTAAATCCCAATAG
- the LOC111608880 gene encoding zinc finger protein 32-like — protein MSSAQHLREFIRERLTAAAQEIFTEVEKTIICYEEELDAQRRMMGINWKPEIKLHRVGSELQRQSSDLQQPGVSNEEEASATQQIWSLASRSSQNQKEAEHQWTEEVQMEPEPKWIKEEEEEPEPTLLKHEQIEYPLTNVKKEELYSSALKHEQQPPEHLLTGQDQKNLCSSQEREQLVQKQFAALIETSTLQEDDMNEEERRTEQFSLHISPVVERKNQEGSSSSVSENQSGTSTKKRSFKCEMCGRCYTQLCKLRNHYRTHTGERPFSCETCGKSFSLSYILKSHKKTHTGEKPFSCQSCGKSFSRIGNLKVHKRTHTGEKPFSCQSCEKSFSRISHLNRHKTSHTGEKLFSCQSCEKSFNRRDNLIIHMKTHTGQELL, from the exons ATGTCTTCAGCTCAGCATCTCAGAGAGTTTATCAGAGAGAgactaactgctgctgctcaagAAATCTTCACCGAGGTTGAAAAAACCATCATTTGCTACGAGGAAGAGCTCGATGCTCAGCGCAGGATGATGGGGATCAACTGGAAACCAGAAATTAAGCTACACAGAGTCGGTtcggagctgcagagacaaagTTCTG ACCTCCAACAGCCAGGTGTCTCCAATGAGGAGGAAGCTTCTGCCACCCAACAAATCTGGAGCCTGGCAAGTAGGTCCAGTCAGAATCAGAAAGAAGCAGAACATCAGTGGACTGAAGAGGTACagatggaaccagaaccaaaatggattaaagaagaagaggaggaaccagaacctacACTGCTCAAACATGAGCAAATAGAATATCCactaacaaatgtaaaaaaagaggaactatATTCTTCAGCACTTAAACATGAACAGCAGCCACCAGAACATTTACTAACTGGACAGGACCAGAAGAACCTCTGCAGCAGTCAGGAGAGAGAGCAGCTTGTCCAGAAGCAGTTTGCTGCTTTGATTGAGACTTCTACTCTTCAGGAAGATGATATgaatgaagaagagagaagaacaGAGCAGTTTTCCCTTCATATCTCTCCAGTGGTTGAGAGGAAAAATCAGGAAGGAAGCAGCTCCTCTGTGTCAGAGAATCAGTCTGGTACCAGTACAAAGAAAAGATCTTTCAAATGTGAAATGTGTGGGAGATGTTACACACAACTGTGTAAATTGAGAAACCATTACAGAACCCACACTGGTGAGAGACCTTTTTCATGTGAAACATGCGGAAAAAGTTTCTCTctaagttatattttaaaaagtcacaagaAAACTCATACAGGAGAGAAACCTTTTTCATGCCAGTCATGTGGAAAGAGTTTCTCTCGAATAGGTAATTTAAAGGTCCACAAAAGAACtcatacaggtgagaaaccttttTCATGTCAGTCATGCGAAAAGAGTTTCTCACGAATTAGTCATTTAAATCGTCACAAGACAAGTCATACAGGTGAGAAGCTTTTTTCATGCCAGTCTTGTGAAAAAAGCTTCAATCGAAGGGATAATTTGATCATTCACATGAAAACCCATACAGGTCAAGAGCTGCTTTGA
- the LOC111608875 gene encoding zinc finger protein 32-like, whose product MSSAQHLREFIRERLTAAAQEIFTEVEKTIICYEEELDAQRRMMGINWKPEIKLHRVGSELQRQSSDLQQPSVSNEEEASPIQQVSSLSKGSSQDQKEEEHQWTEEVQMEPEPKLIKEEEEEPEPALLKHEQIEYPLTNVKKEELESSVLQHEQQPPEHLLTGQDQKNLSSSQEGEQLVQKQFAALIETSTLQEDDMNEEETKTEQFSLHISPVVESKDQEGSSSSVSESQSGTSTKKRSFKCDICGRCYTRQWYLKNHYKTHTGERLFSCETCGKSFSQLSNLKVHNKIHTGERPFSCESCRKTFKRIGDLRVHKRIHTGERPFSCESCGKCFSQIGHLIAHKKTHTGERPFSCEFCRKRFSQNGSLNDHTNIHTGERPFSCELCGKSFYRVSSLNAHKKTHAGERPFPS is encoded by the exons ATGTCTTCAGCTCAGCATCTCAGAGAGTTTATCAGAGAGAgactaactgctgctgctcaagAAATCTTCACCGAGGTTGAAAAAACCATCATTTGCTACGAGGAAGAGCTCGATGCTCAGCGCAGGATGATGGGGATCAACTGGAAACCAGAAATTAAGCTACACAGAGTCGGTtcggagctgcagagacaaagTTCTG ACCTCCAACAGCCAAGTGTCTCCAATGAGGAAGAAGCTTCTCCCATCCAACAAGTCAGTAGCCTGTCAAAGGGGTCCAGTCAGGAccagaaagaagaagaacatCAGTGGACTGAAGAGGTACagatggaaccagaaccaaaattgattaaagaagaagaggaggaaccagaacctgcacTGCTCAAACATGAGCAAATAGAATATCCactaacaaatgtaaaaaaagaggaactagAATCTTCTGTGCTTCAACATGAACAGCAGCCACCAGAACATTTACTAACTGGACAGGACCAGAAGAACCTCAGCAGCAGTCAGGAGGGAGAGCAGCTTGTCCAGAAGCAGTTTGCTGCTTTGATTGAGACTTCTACTCTTCAGGAAGATGATATGAatgaagaagagacaaaaacagagcagttTTCCCTTCATATATCTCCAGTGGTTGAGAGCAAAGATCAGGAAGGAAGCAGCTCCTCTGTGTCAGAGAGTCAGTCTGGTACCAGTACAAAGAAAAGATCTttcaaatgtgacatttgtggGAGATGTTACACACGACAGTGGTACTTGAAAAACCATTACAAAACCCACACTGGTGAGAGACTTTTTTCATGTGAAACATGCGGAAAAAGTTTCTCACAACTTAGTAATTTAAAAGTCCACAATAAaattcatacaggtgagagACCTTTTTCATGCGAATCATGCAGAAAAACTTTCAAACGAATTGGTGATTTGAGAGTCCACAAGAGaattcatacaggtgagagGCCTTTTTCATGCGAATCATGCGGAAAGTGTTTTTCTCAAATTGGTCATTTAATTGCCCACAAGAAAACTCATACAGGTGAGAGACCTTTTTCATGCGAATTTTGCAGAAAACGCTTCTCACAAAATGGTAGTTTAAATGACCACACGAACATTCATACAGGTGAGAGACCTTTTTCATGCGAattatgtggaaaaagtttctatCGAGTTAGTAGTTTAAATGCCCACAAGAAAACTCATGCAGGTGAGAGACCTTTTCCATCATGA
- the LOC111608876 gene encoding zinc finger protein 32-like yields MSSAQHLREFIRERLTAAAQEIFTEVEKTIICYEEELDAQRRMMGINWKPEIKLHRVGSELQRQSSDLQQPSVSNEEEASPIQQVSSLSKGSSQDQKEEEHQWTEEVQMEPEPKLIKEEEEEPEPALLKHEQIEYPLTNVKKEEIDSSVFQHEQQPPEHLLTGQDQKNLSSSQEGEQLVQKQFAALIETSTLQEDDMNEEERRTEQLSLHISPVVESKDQEGSSSSESESQSGTSTKKRSFKCDICGRCYTRQWYLKNHYKTHTKSLFLCETCGKSFSQLSDLKVHNKIHTGERPFSCESCRKTFKRIGDLRVHKKTHTGERPFSCELCGKSFLRNGHLIAHKKIHTGERPFSCELCGKSFYRVSSLNIHKRIHTGERPFSCKSCGKCFSQIGHLIAHKKTHAGEKPFSS; encoded by the exons ATGTCTTCAGCTCAGCATCTCAGAGAGTTTATCAGAGAGAgactaactgctgctgctcaagAAATCTTCACCGAGGTTGAAAAAACCATCATTTGCTACGAGGAAGAGCTCGATGCTCAGCGCAGGATGATGGGGATCAACTGGAAACCAGAAATTAAGCTACACAGAGTCGGTtcggagctgcagagacaaagTTCTG ACCTCCAACAGCCAAGTGTCTCCAATGAGGAGGAAGCTTCTCCCATCCAACAAGTCAGTAGCCTGTCAAAGGGGTCCAGTCAGGAccagaaagaagaagaacatCAGTGGACTGAAGAGGTACagatggaaccagaaccaaaattgattaaagaagaagaggaggaaccagaacctgcacTGCTCAAACATGAGCAAATAGAATATCCactaacaaatgtaaaaaaagaggaGATAGATTCTTCAGTGTTTCAACATGAACAGCAGCCACCAGAACATTTACTAACTGGACAGGACCAGAAGAACCTCAGCAGCAGTCAGGAGGGAGAGCAGCTTGTCCAGAAGCAGTTTGCTGCTTTGATTGAGACTTCTACTCTTCAGGAAGATGATATgaatgaagaagagagaagaacaGAGCAGCTTTCCCTTCATATCTCTCCAGTGGTTGAGAGCAAAGATCAGGAAGGAAGCAGCTCCTCTGAGTCAGAGAGTCAGTCTGGTACCAGTACAAAGAAAAGATCTttcaaatgtgacatttgtggGAGATGTTACACACGACAGTGGTACTTGAAAAACCATTACAAAACCCACACTAAGagtctttttttatgtgaaacatgTGGAAAGAGTTTCTCACAACTTAGTGATTTAAAAGTCCACAATAAaattcatacaggtgagagACCTTTTTCATGCGAATCATGCAGAAAAACTTTCAAACGAATTGGTGATTTGAGAGTCCACAAGAAGACTCATACAGGTGAGAGGCCTTTTTCATGCGAattatgtggaaaaagtttcttaCGAAATGGTCATTTAATTGCCCACAAGAAaattcatacaggtgagagACCTTTTTCATGCGAATTATGTGGAAAAAGCTTCTATCGCGTTAGTAGTTTAAATATCCACAAGAGaattcatacaggtgagagACCTTTTTCATGCAAATCATGTGGAAAGTGTTTTAGTCAAATTGGTCATTTAATTGCCCACAAGAAAACTCAtgcaggtgagaagcctttttcATCATGA